From the genome of Sulfurimonas paralvinellae:
GTTCATCGCTTCAGAGGAGAGAAAGAACTTCATAGCAGAGACTTTTAAAGCCGATGCATTGGAGATGGAAGGTGCAAGTGTCGCTGTTGTCTGTGATGCTTTAGGCGTGCCGTTTTTCATTCTTCGCTCTATCAGTGATTCAGCAGATATGGATGCTGGTTTCAACTTTGAAGAGTTCGTTGAGAGCTCTGCAAAAGTAAGTGCCGAATTTCTAATGAAAATGGTTGACAGGCTGGCAAACGCTTAATGGCTGTCAAACTCTCTAAAAAGATCATGTCCAAACTCGGCAAGACAAATGCCGAGTTTGAACTCATAGAAGAGGGCGATAAGATACTCGTCGGTTTGAGCGGCGGGAAAGATTCGTTGACGATGATCCATGCTATGAAAGAACAACAACGCCGTGCTCCTTTTAAATTTGATTTTGTTGCGGTGACTATCAGTTACGGGATGGGTGAGAATTTTGACAATCTAATTGCCCACTGCAGGGAGCATGATATCCCACATATAGTTCACGAAACAAATACCTATGATCTTGCTAAAGATAAGATCCGTAAGAACTCCTCTTTTTGTTCATTCTTCTCACGCATGAGACGTGGTTATCTTTACTCTGTGGCAAAAGAGCAGGGCTGTAATAAAGTCGCATTAGGACATCATATGGATGATGCGGCAGAGAGCTTTTTTATGAACTTTATCTACAATGGGCAGATGCGTTCACTTGCTCCCAAATACAGAGCAGAAAACGGACTCATCGTCATTCGACCGCTTATTCAGATGCGTGAGCGACAGCTGCGGGCTTTTGTAGTTGATAACGGTATTGAAGCCATAGGTGATGAAGCCTGTCCTGCAATGCGTTTTGATGTGAAAATGCCTTATGCACGAGCGAAGATGAAAGATATGCTTGGGGATATGGAAAAAGAGTATCCGCAGCTTTTTACTTCACTCAATGCAGCATTTAAAAATATATCAGCTGATAGTTTTTTCGATAAAGAGAAATTCTCTTTATAGATTTATTTCTATAACGTTATAACCGCACTCGTTTTTTTTATTTTTGTGTTCGTAAATATTGTTTATTCTAAAACTTAGTTTATTATTACAAAATTTAATGTGAGATAATGGATGCCAATTCCTACCATCTAGTCTGATATTGTTTGGTAGTTTTGCATGAATTTCTTTGAGAAAATTGCCCTGATGGTCAAATTGCCATACAGTAATTCTCATAGGATTTCGAGACATACTTAATACAAAAAAGTAGTTTGTTGTTTTTAAAGTTGCTGCGCGAGAATTTCCCATAAAATCATCTGAATGGGAGAGTGTTGTATATGTTATATTATTATCATTAAATATGAATCTATTAGGATTAGTATTTAATTTAATAGAATAATCTTTTT
Proteins encoded in this window:
- a CDS encoding ATP-binding protein — encoded protein: MAVKLSKKIMSKLGKTNAEFELIEEGDKILVGLSGGKDSLTMIHAMKEQQRRAPFKFDFVAVTISYGMGENFDNLIAHCREHDIPHIVHETNTYDLAKDKIRKNSSFCSFFSRMRRGYLYSVAKEQGCNKVALGHHMDDAAESFFMNFIYNGQMRSLAPKYRAENGLIVIRPLIQMRERQLRAFVVDNGIEAIGDEACPAMRFDVKMPYARAKMKDMLGDMEKEYPQLFTSLNAAFKNISADSFFDKEKFSL